The Oceanibaculum nanhaiense genome includes the window TTCCGCGGCAAGGATCTGAACCCTCAGATCGCCGACGCGCTGCATGTTCTCGACATAGACCTTGAAGCGGGCCAGCAGCTCTTCCTTGTCGGCCGCATAGAGGTCGGAACGTTCCAGCACTTTCTGGAATTCCTCGAAGCGCGCCGCGATCGACCTGATCTGGCGAGGATCGATCTGCACCAGGAAGTCCTTCTCGTGCCGGCGCATCATCAGCATGATCGCGGAGAGATGGTGGTTGCGGAACTCGTCCAGCTTCTCTTCCGCGGAATCGATGGAGTTGCGCAGTTCGCCCATCAGGCCGAAACGGTCGGTCAGACCGATGGTCTTCCAGGCCTCGGCCAGCGCGCGGAACTGCTGGTCGTAGGAGGCCAGCCCCTCGCGGATCGCCGGCAGCTCGCCGCGGATCGCCTCGCCAACCTTCGGCTGCAGGGCATCGAGAGAGGCGCCAATGGCCGCCATCGTCCCGCTATGGCTGGCGATGCTTTCCTCCTGCTTGTAGAGCAGGAAATCCTTCTCGTGACGGCGGGCATCGAGGAAGGCGTAGCGCACCTGGTCGGACAGCAGCTTGGCCTCGATGGCCCGGTCGGCTTCGCGCTGATAGCCGCCGCGCACCTGGTCACCGATCAGATAAACCGCCGTGAATATCGCGAAACCGATAACGGCGATCAGCGTGATGAGCTGAACCTGAAAACCGATACGTAGGGACTTCATCGCTTTCCTCCGCCTTTCACTGAGATGGAAAGGTTAATTCCCCTACGCTTTTATGCGACCCCTCTTAATAAATGGCTAACTATACCCGGCATTTATTCTGCTTTGCCCGGAGATCAGGAGACGAGCGCGGCCCGTTCCTTTTCCATATGCTCGAAACGCGACCAGACGCCGGCGTCGCCGTCCCAGCTGCCGCGGCTGGCACCCTTGGAATATTCGGTCGCGCGCTGCTCGAAGAAATTGGCGTGCTCGACCCCGTTCAGGATCTCCACAAGCCAGGGCAGCGGGTGCGGCGTGAGCTGCCTGTAGCCGGTGTCGGTCTTCTCGAAACAGCCGAAGACCGTGGGCAGGCGCAGCTGGGTCAGCCGCCAGTCGGCGATGTAGCGGACATAGGATTTGATATCCTGGGCTGTCATCCCTTCGATCTCGCCGAGGCCGAAAGCCAGATCGACGAAATTCTCCTCCAGCCCGACCATCGTCTTGGCGACATCGATGATGTCGTCGCGCACGGCGGGGGTGACCGCCCCGGTCTCACGGTGCCATTCGTGGAACAGCCGGATGATGCCTTCGCAATGCAGGCTCTCGTCGCGCACCGACCAGGAGACGATCTGCCCCATGCCGTTCATCTTGTTGTGGCGCGGGAAGTTCAGCAGCATGGCGAAGCTGGCGAACAGGCTCATGCCCTCGGTGAAGGCGCCGAACATGGCCAGCGTACGCGCCACGTCGGAGACCGTGCCGACGCCAAAGGTGTGCATGTAGTCGGCCTTGGCGCGCATCTCCGAATAGTCGCGGAACGCCTCGAACTCCGATTGCGGCATGCCCAGCGTCTTCAGCAGCAGCGCATAGGCGTCGATATGCACCGTCTCCATGTTGGAGAAGGCGGCCATCATCATCTGCAGTTCCAGGGGCTGGAACAGCGGGATGTAACGCTTCAGGTAATTGTCGCCAACCTCGACATCCGACTGGGTGAAGAAGCGGAAAATCTGCGTCAGCAGCAGGCGTTCCGACTCGCTGACACGGTCCGAGGCCCAGTCCTTGATGTCGCCGCCCAGCGGCACTTCCTCGCCCATCCAGTGGGTCTGCTGCTGGCGCTT containing:
- a CDS encoding ribonucleotide-diphosphate reductase subunit beta, giving the protein MSVNLGHLNPRDLVGTGKVGLLTATGTYDVNRYSWAYDYWKRQQQTHWMGEEVPLGGDIKDWASDRVSESERLLLTQIFRFFTQSDVEVGDNYLKRYIPLFQPLELQMMMAAFSNMETVHIDAYALLLKTLGMPQSEFEAFRDYSEMRAKADYMHTFGVGTVSDVARTLAMFGAFTEGMSLFASFAMLLNFPRHNKMNGMGQIVSWSVRDESLHCEGIIRLFHEWHRETGAVTPAVRDDIIDVAKTMVGLEENFVDLAFGLGEIEGMTAQDIKSYVRYIADWRLTQLRLPTVFGCFEKTDTGYRQLTPHPLPWLVEILNGVEHANFFEQRATEYSKGASRGSWDGDAGVWSRFEHMEKERAALVS